A region of Nostoc flagelliforme CCNUN1 DNA encodes the following proteins:
- a CDS encoding type I polyketide synthase: protein MEPIAIIGIGCRFPGAKDPEAFWQLLRNGVDAITEIPKNRWNLNEYYDPNPEIPGKTNSRCGGFLQQVDQFDPHFFGISPREAMSMDPQQRLLLEVAWEALEDAGQVQEQLSGSRTGVFVGISTNDYSLIQGEGYSQQIQGYDLTGNVLSLAAGRLSYVFNFRGPSMAIDTACSSSLVAVHLACQSLWNKEASMALAGGVNVIVSPTGHIGLTNLKALSPDGRCKTFDAEANGYVRSEGSGFIVLKPLSQALADNDQIYALIRGSAINHDGRSKGLTVPFGPAQEALIRQALDNAGVAPAEISYVELHGTGTPLGDPIEAIALGTVLDTDRPPGNYCAVGSVKSNIGHLEAASGIAGLIKVALSLKHQQIPPNLHFHQPNPYIPFDTLPIRVQQSLTPWPQGSTPAKAGISSFGFSGTNAHIVLEQPPQSADISQQQQSYLLPLSAQSQEGVKSLAQTYQNFLETQEPDAVSLADICYTASVRRTHYEHRLALLADSPTQLQEKLQDFLQSKLETNQASNRKHRRPKLVFVFSGQGPQWWEMGRELLEQEPVFRAIIKECDALIKSHTNWSLLAELTADAAESRLQETEIAQPAIFALQVALARLWRAWGIEPKAVVGHSLGEVAAAHIAGVLSLADAVQLICDRGRLMQQATGNGKMAAVELSPKDTEYWLRGYEGRLAIAAINSPTSTVVSGEPAAIESFLQLLQREQPTVFCKLLPVNYAFHSPQMLPFAEKLVETLNQLQPQAAKIPIFSTVTGQSSNGADFDAAYWGRNLQQPVRFAPAIEELVNAGQTIFLEISPHPVLSGYISQCLSHLGQEGTVLSSLRRGQPERATLLSSLGNLYNLGFTVDWKQLYPSKCEVVSLPSYPWQRERYWFEPKPQTKLTNSKTNLHPLLGQKVRSAIKETLFESELSINLQPFLVGHQVYGIVVLPGAAYLEIALAAAKVAFGSGSSLQQVLIQEPLIIPEDASHR, encoded by the coding sequence ATGGAACCGATCGCAATCATTGGTATTGGCTGCCGATTTCCTGGCGCAAAAGATCCAGAGGCTTTTTGGCAGCTTTTGCGTAACGGAGTTGATGCCATTACAGAGATCCCTAAAAATCGCTGGAATCTGAATGAATACTATGACCCAAACCCGGAAATTCCTGGCAAAACGAATTCACGCTGCGGCGGCTTTTTGCAACAAGTAGACCAGTTTGACCCTCACTTTTTCGGAATTTCGCCGAGAGAAGCCATGTCTATGGACCCCCAGCAACGACTCTTATTAGAGGTGGCTTGGGAAGCATTGGAAGATGCTGGACAGGTACAAGAACAGCTATCCGGCTCACGCACTGGCGTGTTTGTGGGTATTTCCACAAACGATTACAGCTTGATTCAAGGAGAGGGTTATTCCCAACAGATCCAAGGCTACGATTTGACTGGTAATGTGTTGAGCCTTGCTGCTGGTCGCCTTTCCTATGTATTTAACTTTCGGGGGCCAAGCATGGCAATTGATACGGCTTGTTCCTCGTCACTTGTTGCAGTTCACCTTGCCTGCCAAAGTTTATGGAACAAAGAAGCTAGCATGGCTTTGGCTGGAGGTGTGAATGTAATTGTTTCACCGACTGGACACATTGGTTTAACTAACCTAAAGGCTTTGTCTCCCGATGGTCGTTGCAAAACTTTTGATGCCGAAGCTAACGGCTATGTTCGCAGTGAAGGGTCTGGTTTCATTGTCCTCAAACCTTTATCGCAAGCTCTGGCAGATAATGACCAGATATATGCACTTATTCGCGGCAGTGCGATTAACCATGATGGACGCAGCAAGGGATTGACCGTACCATTCGGCCCTGCTCAAGAAGCACTGATTCGTCAAGCATTGGACAATGCTGGGGTGGCACCAGCCGAAATTAGCTATGTTGAGTTGCACGGTACTGGCACTCCTTTGGGAGATCCCATTGAGGCGATCGCTCTTGGAACAGTATTAGATACTGACCGTCCTCCTGGAAATTACTGCGCCGTCGGCTCGGTAAAAAGCAATATTGGGCATTTAGAAGCAGCCTCTGGCATTGCTGGTTTAATTAAGGTTGCGTTATCCCTCAAGCATCAACAGATACCACCAAATCTGCATTTTCACCAGCCTAACCCCTATATTCCTTTTGACACTCTACCCATTCGAGTGCAGCAGTCTTTGACACCTTGGCCTCAAGGGTCTACTCCAGCCAAGGCTGGCATTAGCTCTTTCGGGTTTTCGGGAACTAATGCTCATATTGTCTTAGAGCAGCCTCCGCAATCCGCAGATATCTCGCAACAGCAACAATCTTACTTACTGCCCCTGTCAGCCCAGAGCCAGGAAGGTGTCAAATCACTAGCACAAACTTATCAGAATTTTCTGGAAACTCAAGAACCCGATGCTGTTTCACTGGCAGACATATGTTATACAGCAAGTGTGCGACGCACTCACTATGAACATCGCCTGGCTTTGTTGGCTGATTCTCCCACACAACTCCAAGAAAAGTTACAAGATTTTTTACAAAGCAAGTTAGAGACTAATCAAGCTTCTAATCGCAAGCATCGCCGTCCGAAACTAGTTTTTGTGTTCTCCGGCCAAGGGCCCCAATGGTGGGAGATGGGACGGGAATTACTAGAACAGGAACCAGTCTTTCGCGCCATTATAAAAGAATGTGATGCCCTAATCAAATCTCATACTAATTGGTCTTTATTAGCAGAATTGACAGCAGATGCGGCCGAGTCACGTTTGCAAGAGACAGAGATTGCCCAACCAGCTATTTTTGCGCTGCAAGTGGCGCTTGCTCGTCTGTGGCGTGCTTGGGGTATCGAGCCAAAAGCAGTAGTGGGTCATAGTCTGGGTGAAGTAGCAGCAGCCCATATTGCTGGCGTTTTGAGTTTAGCAGATGCCGTGCAGCTAATCTGCGATCGCGGTCGCTTAATGCAACAAGCTACTGGCAATGGCAAAATGGCAGCCGTGGAATTGTCGCCAAAAGACACAGAGTATTGGTTGCGTGGGTATGAGGGGAGACTAGCGATCGCTGCTATTAATAGTCCCACTTCCACAGTAGTTTCGGGAGAACCTGCTGCCATAGAATCATTTCTCCAGTTACTTCAACGCGAACAACCAACGGTTTTCTGCAAGTTGCTACCTGTGAATTATGCCTTTCACAGCCCGCAAATGTTACCCTTTGCTGAGAAATTGGTAGAAACACTAAATCAACTCCAGCCACAAGCCGCAAAGATTCCCATCTTCTCAACCGTCACAGGTCAATCTAGTAATGGTGCAGATTTCGATGCCGCCTACTGGGGACGCAACCTACAGCAACCCGTCCGCTTTGCACCAGCAATTGAGGAACTGGTAAATGCAGGTCAAACAATTTTCCTAGAAATTAGCCCCCACCCAGTACTTTCGGGTTATATTTCCCAGTGTCTTAGTCATCTTGGTCAAGAGGGAACGGTATTATCCTCTCTGCGGCGCGGTCAGCCGGAACGGGCAACGCTACTTAGTTCTTTAGGGAACCTTTACAATTTAGGATTTACCGTTGACTGGAAGCAACTATATCCATCTAAATGTGAGGTTGTTAGCTTACCATCCTACCCTTGGCAGCGCGAGCGGTATTGGTTTGAACCAAAACCCCAAACAAAGCTAACAAATAGCAAGACAAATCTGCATCCGCTATTAGGTCAAAAGGTACGTTCAGCCATCAAGGAGACTTTATTTGAGTCGGAATTGAGCATCAATTTACAGCCCTTTCTAGTTGGTCATCAGGTTTATGGCATAGTGGTTTTGCCAGGAGCGGCTTACTTAGAAATAGCTCTAGCTGCGGCGAAGGTAGCTTTTGGCTCAGGATCTTCTCTCCAGCAGGTATTGATTCAGGAACCACTAATTATCCCAGAAGATGCTAGTCATCGGTGA
- a CDS encoding type I polyketide synthase: MDASRVVQFILTPEGVGQASFQILSQADDASSWIQHATGKIQAGQTNSGEIVSLKDFQARFQEELSAKTYYQNLRNRGLEYGESFQGIEQLWRRDGEALGRIRLPLGLVSEAAAYELHPVIVDSGFQLLFATLADVAEGDTYLPVGLDNLRVYRRPESQLWIHGQIRPQDSSNQETRIGDLRLFDDAGQVIAEIEGLHVKRAKREVLLQFAQKNLNNWLYEVEWQPRGRQSKLTESAPNHPGSWLLFADQEGTAAALAGLLESQGETCIMVFPGERYELSKAGHYTINPACAEDFQQLFCEVSQTYKAPLRRVVHLWGLNTPSLEEITADSLEIAQTLGCQSVLHLVQGLTQVEKSASPRLWLVTQNTQPVESSATPLAVAQSTLWGLGRAIALEHPEIWGGMVDLAAGISGDEAATLFTEISQPDREDHLAFRRGQRYVARLVQSSSKSIAPLSLHNNGTYLITGGLGGLGLKLAEWMVEQGVRHLVLVGRSDATDANRKAVNQLEHSGAKVLVAKGDVSQHRDVSNILGKIAESMPPLRGIIHAAGVLDDGMLRQQDWERFTKVMAPKIQGAWNLHLLTQNLPLDFFVMFSSVASLLGSPGQGNYAAANAFLDALAHYRYAQGLPGLAINWSTWAEVGMAANLGSQEQQRLAAMGMDTIAPQQGLQVLGQLLQQSSAQVGVVPVEWSQFMQQFSADTVPALLTELGSQPKAEPPSVQQLEFVQRLEKVSVRDRQEMLLAHVQDQVAKVLGRGSSHSLEPHQGFFDIGMDSLTSVELRNRLQTSLGRSLSSTLIFDYPTLDTLAKYLANEMFFVEQSTELPTAIENNHHQQIITSAELKQLSEEDAEELLLRELKSIRY; this comes from the coding sequence ATGGATGCTAGTCGGGTTGTCCAGTTCATTTTGACACCTGAAGGTGTTGGGCAAGCTTCTTTCCAAATATTAAGCCAAGCAGATGATGCAAGCTCTTGGATACAGCACGCAACTGGAAAAATTCAGGCAGGGCAGACAAACTCAGGAGAAATTGTTTCTCTCAAAGACTTCCAGGCACGCTTTCAAGAAGAATTATCGGCCAAAACATACTATCAAAATCTGCGAAATCGGGGATTGGAGTATGGAGAAAGTTTTCAAGGAATTGAGCAACTTTGGCGACGCGATGGAGAAGCTCTGGGGCGGATTCGGCTGCCATTAGGATTAGTTTCAGAAGCGGCAGCTTATGAGTTGCACCCTGTAATAGTGGATTCTGGTTTTCAGCTTTTATTTGCTACCTTAGCTGATGTTGCAGAAGGAGATACTTATCTCCCAGTTGGGTTGGATAATCTGCGGGTATACCGTCGCCCCGAAAGTCAATTGTGGATTCATGGTCAAATACGTCCCCAAGATAGCTCAAATCAAGAAACCCGCATTGGCGATCTGCGCCTTTTTGACGATGCTGGACAGGTAATAGCAGAAATTGAGGGTTTGCACGTCAAGCGTGCCAAACGTGAAGTACTGCTACAATTTGCTCAAAAGAATCTAAATAATTGGCTTTATGAAGTAGAGTGGCAACCTAGAGGGCGTCAATCCAAGTTGACTGAATCTGCGCCAAATCATCCAGGTAGCTGGTTACTCTTCGCTGACCAAGAAGGCACAGCAGCAGCCCTAGCAGGACTTCTGGAAAGTCAGGGCGAAACTTGCATTATGGTCTTCCCCGGTGAACGATATGAGTTATCGAAGGCGGGACATTACACAATCAATCCTGCCTGTGCAGAAGATTTTCAGCAGTTGTTTTGCGAGGTTTCACAAACATATAAAGCACCGTTGCGTCGAGTAGTCCACTTATGGGGATTAAATACTCCTTCTTTAGAAGAGATCACCGCAGACTCTCTCGAAATCGCTCAGACATTGGGTTGTCAAAGTGTACTACATTTGGTGCAAGGACTGACCCAGGTTGAAAAATCGGCGTCTCCCCGGCTGTGGTTGGTGACACAAAATACTCAACCCGTAGAATCGTCAGCTACTCCCTTGGCAGTGGCACAATCAACCTTGTGGGGATTAGGTCGAGCGATCGCTCTAGAACACCCGGAGATTTGGGGAGGAATGGTAGATTTAGCGGCTGGCATCTCTGGTGATGAAGCTGCCACACTGTTTACTGAAATTTCCCAACCGGATAGAGAAGATCATTTAGCTTTCCGCAGGGGACAACGTTATGTTGCCCGCTTGGTTCAAAGTAGTAGTAAATCAATAGCGCCTTTATCCTTGCACAACAATGGCACTTACCTAATTACTGGTGGTCTGGGTGGTTTAGGACTGAAGCTTGCTGAGTGGATGGTAGAACAAGGAGTGCGGCACTTAGTATTAGTAGGGCGCAGTGATGCTACTGATGCTAACCGCAAAGCTGTAAACCAACTAGAACATTCTGGCGCTAAAGTTCTGGTGGCTAAGGGAGATGTTTCTCAACACAGAGATGTTAGCAATATCTTGGGGAAAATTGCGGAATCAATGCCGCCATTGCGAGGCATCATCCATGCTGCGGGTGTTCTCGACGATGGAATGTTGCGCCAACAAGACTGGGAACGCTTTACTAAAGTGATGGCTCCGAAAATCCAAGGAGCTTGGAATCTGCACCTCTTAACGCAGAACTTGCCTTTAGACTTCTTTGTGATGTTTTCGTCAGTTGCCTCCTTGCTTGGCTCACCAGGACAAGGAAATTATGCCGCCGCCAATGCTTTTTTAGATGCACTTGCCCATTATCGTTACGCTCAAGGATTACCAGGATTGGCTATCAACTGGAGTACCTGGGCAGAGGTTGGAATGGCTGCTAACTTGGGTAGTCAAGAGCAACAGCGCTTGGCAGCAATGGGAATGGATACCATTGCACCACAGCAAGGATTACAAGTACTGGGACAATTACTTCAACAGTCATCTGCCCAGGTTGGGGTAGTACCTGTGGAGTGGTCACAGTTTATGCAGCAATTTTCTGCTGATACTGTCCCAGCGTTGCTTACCGAGTTAGGCTCACAACCCAAAGCTGAACCACCATCGGTACAACAGCTAGAGTTTGTCCAGCGATTAGAAAAAGTTTCTGTGCGCGATCGCCAGGAAATGTTACTTGCTCACGTCCAAGACCAAGTTGCTAAAGTTTTGGGTCGAGGTTCGTCTCATTCCTTAGAGCCGCATCAAGGTTTCTTCGACATCGGTATGGACTCTCTAACCTCCGTCGAGTTGCGGAACCGTCTGCAAACTTCTCTAGGGCGCTCTCTGTCTTCAACATTAATCTTTGACTATCCAACTCTCGATACTCTTGCTAAGTATCTGGCTAATGAGATGTTTTTTGTGGAACAGTCTACAGAATTGCCCACTGCGATCGAGAACAATCATCATCAACAGATTATCACCTCCGCAGAACTTAAACAGCTTTCAGAAGAAGATGCAGAAGAATTACTGCTCAGGGAATTAAAAAGCATTAGGTACTAG
- a CDS encoding PfaD family polyunsaturated fatty acid/polyketide biosynthesis protein — translation MLVNGKKNKDVSATLLAQDSNVTSYSNNTNKAWKGDLNLIAFDEIEIKNRLLNLHQPCYVLRDQGRIGIANQGKFYFPDNNRSGLVETLMVALALPPQQLGDRSFLNFHGVKYAYAAGAMAGGIASAELVIALGKAGILASFGAAGLVPSRIEAAIHQIQQALPQGPYAFNLIHSPSEEALERQAIDLYLKHGVRTVEASAFLGLTPHIVYYRAAGLNLNALGQIEINNKVIAKISRSEVATKFLQPAPTKILKQLVEQQLITELQATLAEKVPMADDITVEADSGGHTDNRPLVCLLPSILALRDEMQRQYRYNRQVRIGAAGGIGTPESALAAFMMGASYVVTGSINQSCVEAGTSVHTKNLLAKAAMADVIMAPCADMFEMGVKVQLLKLGNFFPMRAQKLYDLYKNYNSIDEIPLEERQKLEQQVFGRNLEAIWEDTVKFFSERDPEQIVRANDNPKRKMALIFRWYLGLSSRWSSSGEKGREMDYQIWCGPAIGAFNEWVKGSYLAEPNARRVVDVAYHIMNGAAYLYRLQSLKLQGLQLPENYRYYRPMPLIY, via the coding sequence ATGTTAGTAAATGGCAAGAAAAACAAAGATGTTTCTGCAACTCTACTAGCTCAAGACAGCAATGTTACAAGTTATTCTAATAATACAAATAAAGCTTGGAAAGGCGATTTAAATTTAATTGCTTTTGACGAAATAGAAATCAAAAATCGGTTGCTGAATTTGCATCAACCTTGTTACGTCCTCAGAGATCAGGGTCGGATTGGTATCGCCAACCAAGGTAAATTTTACTTCCCTGACAATAATCGAAGTGGATTGGTAGAGACTTTGATGGTTGCTCTAGCCCTACCGCCTCAACAGTTAGGCGATCGCAGCTTCCTAAATTTTCATGGGGTAAAATATGCCTATGCTGCTGGTGCTATGGCAGGTGGCATTGCTTCAGCAGAATTAGTAATTGCTCTCGGAAAAGCAGGTATTTTGGCTAGTTTTGGTGCGGCTGGTTTAGTTCCTTCCCGGATTGAAGCAGCTATTCACCAAATTCAGCAAGCTCTTCCCCAAGGGCCTTACGCTTTTAACCTGATTCATAGCCCAAGCGAAGAAGCCTTGGAACGTCAGGCCATTGATTTGTACCTCAAACACGGTGTTCGGACTGTAGAAGCTTCTGCCTTTCTCGGTTTGACACCTCATATCGTCTATTATCGAGCTGCTGGATTGAATCTCAATGCACTCGGTCAAATTGAGATAAACAACAAAGTCATTGCCAAAATTTCTCGCTCAGAAGTTGCAACAAAATTTTTACAGCCAGCGCCTACAAAAATTCTCAAGCAGCTTGTTGAACAACAACTGATTACAGAGTTACAAGCTACGCTGGCAGAAAAAGTGCCAATGGCTGATGATATTACCGTAGAAGCAGATTCGGGTGGACATACAGATAATCGTCCCCTTGTCTGTCTTTTACCTTCAATCTTAGCTCTCCGGGACGAGATGCAGCGCCAGTATCGCTACAACAGACAGGTAAGGATCGGTGCTGCGGGAGGTATTGGCACACCTGAGTCAGCACTAGCCGCCTTCATGATGGGGGCGAGTTATGTAGTAACGGGGTCGATTAATCAATCCTGTGTTGAAGCTGGTACTTCTGTTCATACAAAAAACTTGCTAGCTAAAGCTGCTATGGCAGATGTAATTATGGCTCCTTGTGCCGATATGTTTGAAATGGGGGTAAAGGTACAACTGCTCAAACTTGGTAACTTTTTCCCCATGCGGGCGCAGAAATTGTATGACCTTTACAAAAATTACAACTCAATTGACGAAATTCCACTTGAGGAAAGACAAAAATTAGAACAACAAGTATTTGGTAGAAACTTAGAAGCAATTTGGGAAGATACAGTTAAATTTTTCTCTGAACGAGATCCAGAGCAAATTGTTAGAGCAAATGATAATCCCAAACGGAAAATGGCTCTCATTTTTCGCTGGTATCTAGGATTATCCTCTCGCTGGTCTTCCTCTGGTGAAAAAGGCCGAGAAATGGATTATCAAATTTGGTGCGGGCCTGCGATCGGTGCTTTTAATGAATGGGTAAAAGGGTCTTACTTAGCTGAACCGAATGCACGGCGTGTAGTTGACGTTGCCTACCATATTATGAATGGAGCAGCCTACTTGTACCGATTACAAAGCTTGAAACTTCAGGGATTGCAGCTGCCGGAGAACTACCGTTACTATCGTCCCATGCCTTTAATTTACTAA
- a CDS encoding IS4 family transposase, whose translation MPKRSKQNSDHPHRHHTPTIDNEAIAKHLEALLTPAVYAQQKYYKQLGLRDRVLNLSLMVAAVLTLLWRQVPGVQELNRLLAREGLLWCPVTKVAQQSLSERFLVFPSELFERVFKDLLPRLQLNWQQRLRRPLPDSVKLALHNFERIWIADGSTLEALFRKLKSLEDLKTGQLAGKICTVIDLVTRLPVEVWFHTNPAASDTNFEATFLNLLPAKTLVLLDRGFYHFQFLQQLISQEVHFITRLKAKASIKYLKIFSYDHSIKDRLIQLGTVRRGAPVLTLRLIEIKVGKTSYSYITSVLEPQILPPYVVADLYRKRWRIEEAFYSVKRLLGLSYLWTGSINGVKLQVWATWLFYAVLVDLGDAVADELSLPFDRISLEMIFRGLYHFSVAYDKGKADDPIKYFAAKENQDLGVVKALRKPVSKLDLSPFPAPS comes from the coding sequence ATGCCCAAGCGATCAAAACAAAACTCTGACCACCCACACCGACATCATACTCCTACTATAGATAATGAAGCGATCGCTAAACACTTAGAAGCTTTATTAACCCCAGCAGTTTATGCTCAACAAAAATATTATAAACAGTTAGGATTACGAGACAGAGTTCTCAATTTATCTTTAATGGTAGCAGCAGTATTAACACTGTTGTGGCGACAAGTTCCTGGCGTTCAAGAGTTGAATCGTCTGTTAGCACGAGAAGGTTTATTATGGTGTCCTGTTACTAAAGTTGCCCAACAATCTCTTTCTGAAAGATTTTTAGTATTCCCATCTGAATTATTTGAGCGAGTATTTAAAGACTTATTGCCTCGGTTACAACTAAATTGGCAACAAAGACTCAGGCGACCACTACCAGATAGTGTTAAGCTTGCACTCCATAATTTTGAGCGAATTTGGATTGCTGATGGGTCAACCCTAGAAGCCTTATTTCGCAAGCTAAAAAGCCTGGAAGACCTAAAGACAGGACAGTTAGCCGGGAAAATTTGTACAGTTATTGATTTGGTAACTCGTTTACCCGTCGAAGTTTGGTTTCACACTAATCCAGCAGCATCAGACACTAATTTTGAAGCGACATTTCTGAATTTACTACCTGCTAAAACTCTGGTTTTACTTGACAGAGGTTTCTATCATTTTCAATTTTTACAACAACTTATTAGCCAAGAAGTTCATTTTATTACACGTTTAAAAGCTAAAGCGTCTATTAAATACTTAAAAATTTTCAGTTACGACCATTCCATTAAAGACCGATTGATTCAACTTGGTACTGTTCGTCGCGGCGCACCAGTCCTTACTTTACGTTTAATAGAAATTAAAGTTGGTAAAACCAGCTATTCTTACATTACTTCTGTCCTCGAACCACAAATATTACCTCCTTATGTCGTAGCAGATTTATATCGAAAAAGATGGAGAATTGAAGAAGCCTTTTACTCCGTAAAACGTTTATTGGGGCTATCTTATTTGTGGACTGGTTCTATTAATGGTGTGAAGTTACAAGTCTGGGCTACTTGGTTATTTTATGCTGTTTTGGTTGACTTGGGAGATGCTGTTGCAGACGAATTATCTCTACCATTTGACCGAATTTCTTTGGAGATGATATTTCGCGGTTTGTACCATTTTAGTGTCGCCTATGACAAAGGGAAGGCGGATGACCCTATTAAGTACTTCGCTGCAAAAGAGAATCAAGATTTAGGAGTTGTTAAAGCGTTGCGAAAACCAGTCTCCAAGCTGGATTTATCCCCTTTTCCTGCACCCTCTTGA
- a CDS encoding acyl carrier protein — protein MNQHITISNDVRSQPVETIQVWLVTQFAERLEIDPEDIDTCEPFDNYGLNSAETMILLGKLEKWLGRNLNPTLIFNYPTIAELAQRLAEETSVSK, from the coding sequence ATGAACCAACACATTACTATTTCAAATGATGTACGCTCTCAACCTGTAGAGACTATTCAAGTTTGGTTAGTTACCCAATTTGCCGAGCGACTGGAAATTGATCCCGAAGACATAGATACTTGTGAGCCTTTCGATAACTACGGTCTAAATTCAGCAGAAACAATGATCCTGCTGGGGAAGCTAGAAAAGTGGCTCGGACGAAATTTGAATCCTACTTTAATTTTTAATTACCCGACTATTGCAGAACTTGCCCAGCGATTAGCTGAGGAAACTAGTGTTTCAAAGTAA